The following are encoded together in the Lathyrus oleraceus cultivar Zhongwan6 chromosome 3, CAAS_Psat_ZW6_1.0, whole genome shotgun sequence genome:
- the LOC127128318 gene encoding ACT domain-containing protein ACR4, producing MDFWTSSIPLDDEFQKLVIRMNPPKVTVDNSSSRTTTLIKVDSANKRGSLLEVVQVLTDMNLIVRRAYISSDGEWFMDVFHVTDQNGKKCLQEDVADKIQQSLGPRVRSFRSVRRSVGVQAAAEHTTIELTGRDRPGLLSEVFAILTDLKCNVVAAEVWTHNSRMASVVYITDDTTGLPIDNHDRLAKIKHLLLYVLRGDIDKKNANTAVSFCSTHKERRLHQLMYADRDYDIYDNDYSCSTSDRNKLNVTVDDCIDKGYTVVNLRCPDRPKLLFDTVCTLTDMQYVVYHGTVIAEGPEAYQEYYIRHVDGYPISSEAERQRVIHCLEAAVRRRTSEGIKLELCGEDRVGLLSDVTRIFRENGLSVCRAEVTTRGSQAVNVFYVTDVSGNPVKSETIEAVRKEIGLTILRVKDDDMGSKSPSQERGKFSLRDMVRSRSEKFLYNLGLMKSCS from the exons ATGGATTTTTGGACTTCTTCTATCCCCCTTGATGATGAATTCCAAAAGCTTGTAATTCGAATGAATCCTCCAAA AGTCACTGTGGATAATTCTTCAAGCAGAACAACCACTTTGATAAAG GTTGATAGTGCTAATAAGCGTGGTAGTTTGTTGGAAGTTGTTCAAGTTCTTACTGATATGAATCTCATTGTTAGAAGAGCTTATATTTCATCTGATGGAGAATGGTTTATGGATG TTTTTCATGTTACTGATCAAAATGGGAAAAAGTGTCTTCAAGAAGACGTTGCTGACAAAATTCAACAG TCACTCGGTCCAAGAGTCCGCAGTTTCCGATCCGTGAGGAGGTCGGTCGGAGTTCAAGCTGCGGCGGAACATACGACGATCGAGTTAACAGGACGAGATAGGCCGGGATTGCTTTCAGAAGTTTTCGCTATTCTCACCGACCTCAAATGCAACGTGGTAGCGGCAGAAGTCTGGACTCACAATTCAAGAATGGCGTCGGTAGTTTACATCACCGACGACACAACGGGATTGCCGATAGACAATCACGACCGTCTCGCCAAAATTAAGCATCTCCTGCTTTATGTTCTGAGAGGAGACATTGACAAGAAGAACGCAAACACAGCCGTTTCGTTTTGTTCGACGCATAAGGAAAGGAGGCTGCATCAGCTGATGTATGCTGATCGTGATTACGACATCTATGACAATGATTACTCTTGCTCAACGAGTGACAGAAATAAGCTCAACGTAACTGTTGATGATTGCATTGACAAGGGATATACGGTCGTGAACTTGAGGTGTCCAGATCGACCAAAGTTACTATTCGATACGGTTTGCACACTCACTGACATGCAGTATGTTGTGTACCATGGAACTGTCATTGCCGAAGGACCAGAAGCTTATCAG GAATACTACATAAGGCATGTGGATGGATATCCTATCAGTTCTGAAGCAGAAAGGCAAAGAGTGATTCACTGCTTGGAAGCCGCTGTTCGGAGACGAACTTCTGAG GGGATAAAACTAGAACTCTGCGGTGAGGACAGAGTTGGCCTTTTGTCCGATGTAACTCGCATCTTTAGAGAAAACGGCCTATCAGTCTGCCGCGCGGAGGTCACAACAAGGGGTTCACAAGCCGTGAATGTTTTCTACGTGACCGACGTCTCTGGAAATCCGGTTAAGAGTGAAACAATTGAGGCGGTACGGAAAGAGATTGGATTGACCATACTGCGTGTAAAGGACGACGACATGGGTTCAAAATCTCCGTCCCAAGAGCGTGGGAAGTTTTCTTTACGCGATATGGTTCGATCGAGGTCGGAGAAGTTTCTTTACAATTTAGGTCTGATGAAGTCTTGTTCTTGA